tgaatttgatttagtttttctGTCCTGCAGTCTTTCCATATATCAGACTTTGTGAAATGCATTCATCAGGCTTATCAAAGACTTGACATCGTGGCACATCAAGACTAATTTGCTTAGAATGTAAATGAAAGTGCATagagtatgtttttatttaaaatggagaCTTATGATATCTAAAACTGCATTACCTATAAATCTCAGTTTTCAGagtacattatatttaatgcacTGTAATTTTAGTGAAGGATGAACAAGTAGCTCAGGGTTTTGAGGTGCAGGAAAATAGCCGAGGCTCTCCCCACTAACCTTGTAACCctgcacttttttttccttttggctTTAATATACTAGATtcaaacatgtactgtatatatcatgTATTTCAACCAGTTGTCatgaattaattcaaagaaaTGTACTTCATAAGCCCTAATTCCCACACTCATTTATCTACGGTAAATAAAATGGAAGATGCACAATAGAAACAGATAGAATTGCTACTGCTAGTAGTGTTCTGGCTTATTTTGTTGTCGCTTATCTTCCATCTTATTTTGTAACAGTCGTTGATTTAGACATTGATCAACAACACCATTTTGATCAATAAAATTGGATTTGAGGATAGAAGTACAGTGCGTTCAATGGATTGTGCTGTTTGTTTAGCATATtgattgttcagctgacaaaacgtCTTGTTGAAACAAAAattcagtagacaaaaactccataaatcaggtttgaaagttgtgaaaattacatgatctaggacctttatacagtgccATTACAAAGACTAAGTCTATctctcacagccttgttttcattcatgtTCAATTCAATATGGCGTCTAACCTGATGAAGATCTATTCAGGCCTGTGTTTTCCTTTTCTAGTCAGACAGGTTTATTGCAAAGTTTGAATAATATCATGctagattataaaaataatacttttgacTGTTTACTACAACCCattaggaggaggaggagggtgggGGGAGCATCAGATTTCATACCACCTCAATTTAAACTTCAAACAATCTGTGATCATAGCAAACcaaggcccggtttcacagacgggGCTTAGCTGAaaccaggactaggccttagttaaattaaggtATTTAAGCAGCTTGtataaaaatgccttagaagaaaatgttacaggtgtgcatcttgtgacagaacaatggcactgacatattttaagatatgctagagctatatattttcagttgagacagctcaaacatgcattttagtctgggactggCCTTAAGACTTGTGAAACCGGAGGAAAGTGTTGAACCAGTGAAACatcaaaatagttttaaaatattccaCATAGCAATACAGAGAGGGCACACATAACCTTTAAGCactctctctgtcctcttcacAGTATTAATGCTGTACTTGAAAGACTGTTGAGTCCAGAACCATAGTCTAATGCACTGCtgcttttaaatcaaagcttagaaagaatatttttattcatgtatgtCTGGTTGGATTGAGGAATACTTAGCATGACATTATTACCACTGGTTTGATATCTATAAGctatacaacaacaacacagtTGCTTTTGTTATACCTAATGACTGTCGATGTTTATGTATGTacttatataaaagaaaaacccAGAGTTACAATATGtagttatttttctttgaaagaaaccaaaattctgaaataaatgtgaaaaaaaaaaactcatatatttaaatgatgtcTTATCTTCTGCGTCACCTTTAAGTCAGATGAAATTCAGTTCACTGCAAGGACAACGTCccaaaaacactgacatttctAATCTGAGCCAATGGGGGACAAACTTCTATATGAGCTTCTTTAGATTGGTCCTGTGGGGGGCGGACGACTGCAGAACAGGGGTATAATAAGAGCACGAGATGTCCTAGGGTGGATTCCTGATCTTGAACAAGAATGAGTGAAAGCTTAATAACTGACTTAAAGACTCATGCGGGGACGGTTACAACTGTATGAGAGAACTGACAAGTAATAATTTAGAAAGAGCAAAATGTTAACAGGTTTACAAATAAACTGATAATTAATCTTGCAAATACCCTAATTAGGCTTTCTGTCCACATGTAAGAGTATACGCAAatcttgtctatctatctatctatctatctgtctgtctgtctatctgtctatacaTGTATGCAGTTAACTAGATATTTTGCGAAATGGATGTATGTTCCATGACATTGCAATCACTTAATGTAATGTTTCTTTTATGCCTTCATTTCTCACAAGAATGTGtcttttaattgttaattgtttaaaaatgtccaacaaatattaatttgaccATTAGTCCACTGGCAggtataaatgcattattattgggTCATTCCTATAGTTTGGTTGATTTTATGTCCCCATGAAACAATTTTACCCAGTAAAACTATTGAGGTAGAAAATGTGTTCTGGAGTCAATATGCTGTTCAGAGGGCCAAAAAACATAGCTGGTCCACTCTGTTACTGCTTGCCCTTTAAAATCATAAGCACAAGCCCTAAATCACATGACTTGCAATAAGCGTCATCCTTTTCTTGAAGGAAAAGCAACTATCAGTCttaaacatttgttttccttattttttagAAGTGTTCTCTCTAATAGCCTAAAACATAATATGTCCACtcaaatgaaagtttttgttcatatttttatacatCTATTAAACCTTTTCTCTTTTCTAGCTGGTATGGGTTTTATTAGCATAAAATATCCAACCTGTAACATTGCAttgttaaaatgtcatgtaaCAGGGTGGATAATTATTTTGGAGGTGTTTTCTTCGGAAGTGTATCACCGTGTTGATTTATACCTTGTTTTAATCACTTtctcacgaaaaaaaaaaaaaaaatccactaacCACTTAATCTGTTAAACATCATTCTATTATGTCCATCATAAAATATCTAACCCTACCAGCTTACTGGAGACTGCGGGGATCCGCTTGAGTccctggtcaaaaaaaaaaaaagttaatattgcatttatacaaaaccaaggaaaaattcaaaaaagtcaaaatcacgaccaaaaaatataggctatatgtgttaaaataaattGGGGTGCGTTCTCAATGAGCGAGGACTTACTTAAATTTCTTCCTGAAGAGCTAAGTTTCATTTCTCgagaaaaaaatctttcttaTGCAAcattgaaaccaaaaaaaaaaaaaaaaagctaaaacattTTCTCAGACATTTTGAAACTACAGAAGATGTTGGGGAACCATGACAAAGTTGAATCTTATGTATTGACCCCTCAAGATGCCATTGCAGTATGTGCTGTTTTGTTCTCAGAGGTTATTAGGTAAACTAACATGTTTTTCCACAAATAATGAGCAATGAGGGGAAAAGAGGCACTCCATTCCAAGTTACCTCACCAGTTTGAAGAACCAGAACCTTGGAGGACACTCTCAtggaataatatataatttaatgttaaatatgttaatacatatgatttattgactttattgtGTCTTTGTCTTTTAGTGAGTGGTCACTGAAATACATTACATGTGAGGGGTGATAACGGGGGTAAAGTTCGACTAACAGTAGGGGGgagacaataaatataaaatttctcaagagcaatttttgaaggggacacaaatttttaaattcaagtttaatccaaatgatcataaaaaatgcaaaacctttctgaataaaatgtgcaatctcacatttcaatttttttattttattttacctatcAGAAAGTAAACTCCACGGTACATGCAAACAACACTTCTTTCTGTAGGCCTAAATGAGCTAAAATACTCTCTGTAGCTCAATTCTCACCCCAAGCCAAGAGGTGGGTTTGTCTCTTTGTAGGCCTCAGTTTTGGAAGGGCCAACAGAACAGCAGCATCTGCATGTTATGATGTGCATTTTCTCCTTTAGACCAATAACACATGTGCGTATGGCGCTACAAACGGCAGCCGAGGAAAAGTAAAAGATGATGGGGTCAAAATAAGCGTTCAGGGTGCTGGAGATCAAAGCAAAGTGACGCCACCATTCATTATCACCGTGGACGAAACCAGCAACGTGCGAGACGTTATAGGGGCTGAAACAGATGGTGAAAACCAACAGCGTCCCCACCGCCAACCCAATGGTCCTGAGTCTACGGCGGCATCCAAGATGAGGCAGACTGGAGAGGATTCGTATGAAGTTTATGTAGCAGAAGCAGCAGATGGGCAGGGGTATACAGAACAGTACGAGAAAAAGCTCCAGACGAACAGGAAGCAGAATGTTAAGCTGCTCTGTGGTGAAGTAATAGTACAGTCAGTGAGATGCACACAGGAAGTTGTCTTAACTGCTGCACATGGGGTATATGAGGCACCCCAAGAACACTATCTTGTCCTGTGGAACATACTGGCAAGATAAGAAGcaagtgtttgttgtgtgtgtgtgtgtgtgtgtgtgtgtgtgtgtgtgtgtgtgtgtgtgtgtgtgtgtgtgtacatatatacatggaaattaattaaataaaacattaattaggaTTCAGCTGCTAGGCCATAGTAAAGACTGAAGTATGTCGAGTTGATCTGTATAACATTTCAATTTTATTCCTGAAGCAAGCTTTTGATAGTCTCTTTGTAACTGAAGTGAATATTGACTGAaatccagaatgaaaatttcctaTATTTATGCTGGATCTTTTCATTTGCTAGTAATATGTGTTTGTCTGCTGAATCCTTTTCAGCAAGACAAATGTACGGAACCCTTCAcctgacatgcaagaaaaaaagaataaatcgtTCACACGATCTAGTAAATCAAGGACATGACTTAATAAATCGTGCACCCAATTTACTTGAAACGAGGGAACGAATTattaaatcgtgcgcacgatctagtaaattgagggaacaaattagtaaatcgtgcgtacgatttattctttttttcttgcatgtcaggTGCAGGGCTCCGTACAAATGGACTCTGgataaagaataattttttaatgaatgcagtTTAATTGAATACAATATATTGGTTCTAAAGTTAAAGCATCAGTATGtgctatttatataattattagttttattatgagACTAAttaaaatttcagtctgtttcctGTAGTTCGCGGTTACTCATACTCCTGAATAGTCgacttcctgcagagtttagttccacaCCTGGCTGTAATTTTCAGGTAACTTTAGGGCCATGGTAATTTGATTCAGTTGCATTTAATTACAATCGGAACTAAACTCTCCaggaaatcagaatcagaatcagaatcagatatGGGCTCTATAGGAATAGGAAGGATTGCTTCATTGCtatagcttaaagggatagttcaacccaaaataaaaaaattatttcgtAATTTACCATATTTTTCAGAAAGTTACACCAGGTcagaaaaaaaggtgaaaaagtccacatatatatgaaataaaataaattatagtgccattcattacaaacaacatttaatttaaatccgATAATCTAATCTAAGCTGATACCTAGTGGTGGGCTTGCATGCCTCTCATTTGCTATGAATCATTTCCATGAATGAACGAATCGTTAGTCACGGTGTAACTTTTGGTTGCTAAACTACTATTTATTATGTAAAGAAGGCTTTGTACTTCTCTTGtgtctgaataaataataataatgtctacTTTAAATAACCTTcgcaaaaaaagtgtttttcgaAAAACCACGACATGGCAATGCTCACGCTGACCGCCAAAACCTAACCTCAGTGGTGGATGGCCAGAGGGTGGCCAAGGCTAATTCAGGGAGTCCATAGACCATGACAGAAAATCAGTGTATAACTCCAACCTGGCATGAAAAAGCATGAATAAATCCTACGATTGCtgattacttaaagggatagttcacccaaaaatgaaaattagcccatgattctCTTTTTGCTTCCGCGTTCATCACTTCTCACCGGCGCAAGCACTACACATACGTCCTATGCCATCTGACCGGATAGAACGCACGTATGAcacggaagctagagattacggtttataaaatttaaaatatggatctgtttcttacaaaaacacactgatttgtccctaggatggcttgagggtgagtaaatcatgggctaatttttatttttaaactatccctttaacattaccCTGCATTAACTATTCATTCAAACCGTGACTTCAAATGTTAGTTAATGGAACTTATTTATCATTGGATTAACCATCGgttggagcaaaaaaaaataaaaaatctaacattAACTTATACAATGAATTTTGTAGGCTAAATATTGATTTGGAAACCTAAAATGTCAACTTGCTTCAAACAGGGCTGCCAACTTTTCAGTTTAGCCTGGAGTGAgtttgtttatacagtatgtggaataaTTAACAAGATTTAGTACgttatttttttctcaacttttgaaaagattataatagaaaaatataaaaatctataagtgtaaagagtccactgaaggcgagcttTGTGAGAagccaagtgcagtttatttacaagtgatcCAGAAATTCAAACattatccaaacaataaacaaagacttgactagacttgaacagacttgaggcatgaacagacttgacatgaacagactagactcactgacagcaggttacaacattaatacacgacaagggacaatggcaaaaacatgactacttataacagacaatgagggtcacatgacatgaacaaaccaatgagcaaacagaagtgataatcacatgacaaaacaataaaccaatcagaacatgacacaatgaacaagaggaaccaacagcagcatgaagacaagagggcaatgacacaaacagcaatcaaataataacaaaataaaagacatgaaaatatgaacatgaagccaaaacatgaaacaaaaaccacattacaaataaatgtaaattttcctCTAGTGTACATTTTTCTCACTAGTTAGTGTACATTTTTCTCACTAGTTTatgttgtgtgaatgtgttttctgggttttttctttctgtggttTGAATGATTgctgagtgattacatgagacactATACATTCAGTAAGTTGCAGTGTATCTTTCAACATGCCCTCGGATCTTTATTCATGTATAATCTTTGCAGTGCCCActcttttatgtttatgttttgctTATTTGACATTAAAGGCACTATATAAGCCACTTTGGAATTCAAATCATAGCACGTTTCAGAAGATAAAAATGCGACTTGTAGTGCAGAAAGCAAATCATTTGTGGACCCTGGCTTTGGGTCACAGATGCCCAAGGGTCTGCGGACCCCGGtttgaatttgttttgtgtaatttaattaGAAGACATTTGGTaataccaacaacaacaacaaactgctTTAAATAGGCATAAAACTGCACAAGGCCTTTGCACATACTTTGATGACCCTTCTCATATCCTTAGAgatacagaaaaatataataggatcaaaacatgcatttaaagtgCTCAGCATTAGAGCTTTCATGCGCCAATCTgggttttcttttttgataaagcCCACTATGTGTGATGCATTGTAGGGTGCAAAACTAACTGCAAACACAAGGAGAGTCCCCACAATCAGTCCAACCACCCGGAGTTTACGTTGTTTCTTGATGAGAGGAAActttaacaaaatacaaattaaattgatGTAACAGAAGCAGCAGATAAGGAGAGGTAAAAGGAAAAACACCACTACTATACTCAGACGCACTGGAAGCAGTTCTCTGAGCTGTTTCGCTGTAAAGTTACTGTAACATCTCTGAGGTTCCGCCATCAGATGGCCCTTATTAGTGGTGTTGTCTGCTTCATCAGAATCTAAAAATGCTACCTTGTAAGGAAATATCGAAGTTATTACAACAAGCACCCAGATACCAACACatataattattgtataaattatCCTATTTGGACTTTTATAATTAACTGGAAATGCTACACACACATAGCGCTCAGCACTGATTGCTGTCAAGAACAGGCCACTGGaataaaaaggaagaaagaacatGAAGATATTGACGTGGCACAAGATATAGGGCATGTTCCAAACCAAATTATCTGCAGCCTCTTTCATCTTGACAGGCAGGTAGGTGAGGAAGATGAGGTCAGAAATAGTGAGGTTCAACATGAATATGTCAATGGGCAAAGGTTTACGGTGAATCTTGTGAATACATGAGAAGAATGCCAGCACAGCATTAGGAAAAGCAATCAGGAATGTGATGATATATATGGCGAGAAACACCGTTGAATCTTCTGACATTGTTGTCGGCCTGTGGTAAATTTCTTCTTTACTGTAGAAAACAAACCTGCAAGTTCTTAAAACAGCAcctgtaatataaaaaaacttttgagaTGAGATGTATTCtcttagattttttaatattattaaaaaaaatgagtaaaataaaagtTCTTAAAGATACTAAAACGGTTTTatttcccttatgaaaattaaccatggttttatggTAGTAACAGtgcagtaaccatgttttttggtgtattgattaCCATTCGTATAACCACAATTTTActacggggaagtcgtggcctaagggTTAGAGAGTtagactcctaaccctaaggttgtgggtttgagtctcgggccggcaataccacgactgaggtgcccttgagcaaggcactgaatgcccaactgctccccgggccccGCAGCATaagtggctgcccactgctccgggtgtgtgttcaccgtgtgtgtgtgttcactgctgtgtgtgtacactttggatgggttaaatgcagagcacgaattctgagcatgggttaccatacttggctgtatgtcactttcactttcaaatactatggttagtgtagcaaaaccatggttaatctgtggttacactcttaaaaataaaggtgcttcacgatgccatattaacctttttgtctaaatggttccataaagaacctttaacatctgaataacctttctgtttcacaaaaggttctttgtggcgaaaggaggatcttcagattataaaaaagtaagaaagagatggttctttaaaggttctttgtggaaccaaaaatgcttcttctatggcattgcttgaAGAACCTTCtgaaacacctttatttttaagagtgtacaatgGTTTAGTAACcataattttttggttttatttaaagtaaaaccatggttaattttcataagggttggAACGTACAAAAAGGTATTTTTCTCTCTATTATTAGTCTTGATAAAATTAATGGACTTGGACAGACTTGTTGAGGCGTGAACAGACTTGACCtgacatgaacagactagactcactgacagcaggttacaacattaatacacaacaAGGGACAATGGcataattttttggttttatttgtagtaaaaccatggttaatttccaTAAGGGTTGGAACTTACCAAAAGGTATTTTTCTCTCTATTATTAGTCTTGATAAAATCAATGGACTCTTTTGAATTGTGCTTCCGTAACATACTTTAGTCCCCTGGATGGCATAGATACAGTAAATGATTTGCATTCTGTTATATGTTATGAATGTTTAGAATTGAGTCACAGTGTTTTTCCTCCCAGTTTCTTTGCATCAGTACCCTGAGGCCAATTCATTAGCCTAGCTAAtgtcaattaaaaatacaagtcATCAGACCAGTCTACTATGACCAGCGAAAAGTACAATTATTTAAAGTCTGGAGGATGGAATAAAaggataattattattattcagtctCACGTTGTAATAAACCTATATccattgttttcacatttttaagcATTGTTGTGCAGTTCTTCCCATGTTTGATCGTCTTAGTGATCAAGTTTATCTTGCTCCGAAATGACACAAAAACACCATGAAGTTACCTAACATTAGTCTGTATTCCAGGtctagaaaaatataattttttatttactttttacagttGCACAGATTTAACCATTATGAACTGTTATTATGGAAAgattagaagaagaaaaaatctgtagaatacttttttttctttcttttttggctaACCCTTAAATAGCTTTTGCATTAAATGACTTAATATTGATTCCATAATCTATTTGCTATGATCAAACTGCAGAGAGCagagagctttttaaaaaaaaagaaaaaaaatgctgtattgttaatacaaaacataatattgttatttcaagaaagctttttatattttagtacaaACTTTGGAGATGTTTTGTACAAGTGACTGTTATCACTTGTGTCTTTTTATAGTTTTTCAatacaataaataagtaaaataggTGTATTCCAGTCCAACATATTTTCAAAACCGTCTAAAAAGATAAGACTTTTAAAAACTCACCAAAACTCTTCACGTTACGGCATAGGCTTCCCTCTCACTTTTAACAGTAACTTTTAACATGCATGTTTATCAGTTTTCTGATCTTTCCTGGGTATTGCCTTATTGCAAACCACAAACTATCACATGGGTATTTGCCCACACTTCCTCAATGTGAAAACAAAGGATGATCTGTCACAGTTTGGTTGTCACAAACATCCGAGGTGGAGCTGGAATACCAGAGGACAGAGGTGGAGCTGGTTGGACTGGGAACGAAGGTGTAGCTGAGAAGGCGAAGGCGGAGCTAGATGTAGCCAAAGGGGCAAGAAGGTCGATGGCTGACCAAGGCGAAGCCGGAGAGACCAGGGAGCCTGGAGAAGCCATATGGCCGATGGTTTCCTGTGAAGCCGAGGGAGGgaggagccaaggcggagccgaaGTGTCGACAGGCCGAGGAGGAGAGATAGGCACAGAGGCTAGAGGTGGAACCAGGGGATCCTCTGTGCTGGGTTGACCTGATGGCCTGAAGACACTGGGCAGATCCTCAATGCCAATGGACCTGCAGAGTGGCTGAAGGACAGCAGCGAAGTGGGGCTGATGAATTGGCTGATTGAGGAGGGTGGAGATGGAGGCTGGGTGGGCATTCTGGAGACACAGGGGGCACTGGAGATACAGAAGATGATGGAGAAACAGGGGGGTGCTGGAGATACAGAAGATGCTGGAGAAACGGGGTGATGGAGATACAGAAGACGCTGGAGAAACGGGGGGCGCTGGAGATACAGAAGACACTGGAGAAACGGGGTGATGGAGATACAAAAGATGCTGGAGAAACAGGGGGCGCTGGAGATACAGAAGACGCTGGAGATACAGAAGATGCTGGAGAAACGGGGTGCTGGAGATACAGAAGACGCTGGAGAAACAGGGTGATGGAGATACTGAAGACCCTGGAGAAACGGGGGGCGCTGGAGATACAGAAAATGCTGGAGATTCAGGAAAACTGGGGATAAACTCGCCAAACCAGTCTATAAGAGCCTCctcaaaaatgtctttattttcctCAAAATATCCACCAGAAGCcatatctaacacacacacacaggagtatGGGTGGGGTTTTCCTCCCAGCCCTCGAGCTCCACAAGCACTCCCTCTGCGATCcacggtgttgccggctcacacacctggtcagactCTCGTTGTGGAAGGTCTCCGGGGTGCTGGCTCCTTCCAACCTCTTCCTTGGATTAGGCTTGTCCATCGTGGCAGGCCGTTCTCCATGGTCTGTGGTGGACTCTAGCAAAATCCCTGTCGGTCCACTCGCTGGTCTTTGACCGTGCTGGAGTCGGAGCGTAGTTTGTGAGTTCTTCTTCAGTGGGGCATATGGTGTACGGGGATCCAT
The Cyprinus carpio isolate SPL01 chromosome A19, ASM1834038v1, whole genome shotgun sequence genome window above contains:
- the LOC109111868 gene encoding free fatty acid receptor 3-like, coding for MSEDSTVFLAIYIITFLIAFPNAVLAFFSCIHKIHRKPLPIDIFMLNLTISDLIFLTYLPVKMKEAADNLVWNMPYILCHVNIFMFFLPFYSSGLFLTAISAERYVCVAFPVNYKSPNRIIYTIIICVGIWVLVVITSIFPYKVAFLDSDEADNTTNKGHLMAEPQRCYSNFTAKQLRELLPVRLSIVVVFFLLPLLICCFCYINLICILLKFPLIKKQRKLRVVGLIVGTLLVFAVSFAPYNASHIVGFIKKENPDWRMKALMLSTLNACFDPIIFFCISKDMRRVIKVCAKALCSFMPI